The proteins below are encoded in one region of uncultured Eubacteriales bacterium:
- a CDS encoding ABC-2 type transporter, with protein sequence MSAFLYGVALQWKLDIRSKSLLITCYVVPLLFFAVMGGIFTSLNPEAKYTLIQSMTVLGVSTGALIGLPPSLVEIYGSDVKKVYKANGVPLYLGLLSMVLSAFIHLLIMCTIIYIVGPIVFDATPPASLPLYFGALAIFIVVSLSIGSVLGLAVKNQAKLTMISQLIFLPSIMLSGIMFSVDLLPRILKIVGEIFPATWGYKLMVDDVFYFGSLWPLLTILLAAAILCGFLLKRRQSE encoded by the coding sequence ATGAGTGCGTTTTTGTACGGCGTGGCATTGCAATGGAAACTGGACATACGGAGCAAATCACTGTTGATTACTTGTTATGTGGTTCCTCTTTTGTTCTTTGCTGTTATGGGGGGGATATTTACATCCTTAAACCCGGAGGCCAAGTATACGCTTATACAGTCCATGACTGTGCTGGGCGTATCAACGGGCGCGCTGATAGGCTTGCCGCCCTCCCTTGTAGAGATATATGGAAGTGACGTAAAGAAAGTGTACAAGGCCAATGGGGTACCGTTGTATCTTGGACTGCTTTCGATGGTTTTGTCCGCGTTTATCCATCTATTGATTATGTGCACGATAATATATATCGTCGGCCCCATTGTTTTTGACGCAACACCACCGGCAAGTCTGCCGTTATATTTTGGCGCGTTGGCAATTTTTATCGTGGTATCATTAAGTATTGGGAGTGTTCTGGGGCTGGCAGTGAAAAACCAGGCAAAACTCACTATGATTTCACAATTGATATTCCTACCATCCATTATGCTGTCGGGAATCATGTTTTCTGTTGATTTGCTCCCACGGATTCTTAAAATTGTGGGCGAAATTTTCCCTGCGACTTGGGGATATAAATTGATGGTGGACGATGTTTTTTATTTCGGCAGCCTGTGGCCTTTGCTGACTATCCTCTTAGCCGCGGCTATATTATGTGGCTTTTT
- a CDS encoding Sulfate-transporting ATPase, translating into MSYAIQIERLKKSYGDHIVLKDLNFNVIKGEIFALLGVNGAGKTTALECIESLRKYDSGSIVVNGRMGIQLQSASLPAHIKPMEAVRLFAKWNKTEIDYSMLTALGINELTKKLYIELSTGQKRRLHLALALISDPEIVFLDEPTAGLDVEGRISLHDQIRKLKSQGKTIILASHDMAEVESLCDRIAIINDGNIAFLGTVAELTSKIGKRYTLHIKTEQGDESFESDNIGDTMLTLLEDFKQRGIAVLDIKIDRGTLEQHFIDIARGDAE; encoded by the coding sequence ATGAGCTATGCCATACAGATTGAAAGGCTAAAGAAAAGTTATGGTGATCATATTGTACTGAAGGATTTAAATTTCAATGTTATAAAAGGTGAAATTTTTGCGTTGCTTGGCGTAAACGGAGCAGGCAAAACCACGGCCCTTGAATGTATCGAGAGCTTACGAAAGTATGATAGCGGCAGTATCGTAGTAAATGGCAGGATGGGTATTCAGCTGCAATCGGCATCTCTCCCGGCCCATATTAAACCGATGGAAGCTGTACGGTTATTCGCGAAATGGAATAAAACAGAAATAGACTATTCCATGCTTACAGCTCTTGGAATTAACGAACTGACGAAAAAGCTATACATAGAACTGTCAACGGGGCAAAAGCGGCGTTTGCATCTAGCCCTTGCATTAATCAGCGACCCGGAAATTGTGTTTCTCGATGAACCGACTGCCGGGCTTGACGTCGAAGGCAGAATATCGCTCCATGATCAAATTCGAAAACTGAAATCGCAAGGAAAGACAATCATTTTAGCCAGCCACGATATGGCGGAGGTTGAAAGCCTGTGTGACCGCATTGCGATTATAAATGATGGCAATATTGCCTTTTTAGGTACGGTTGCAGAGTTGACATCTAAAATCGGCAAGCGCTATACCCTTCACATCAAGACCGAGCAAGGTGATGAGAGTTTTGAATCTGACAATATCGGGGATACCATGCTCACTTTGCTTGAAGATTTTAAGCAGCGGGGAATTGCTGTGCTGGATATTAAAATAGATAGGGGAACGCTTGAACAGCATTTTATCGACATAGCAAGGGGGGATGCCGAATGA
- a CDS encoding Transcriptional regulator, MerR family: MQKYKAIPKGYMTAGEVAKKMGVTVRTLQYYDKEGLLAPSSESEGGRRLYTDKDVIKLYQILSMKSLGFSLDDIKNRLISLDTPADVAGTLAEQAAAIRKKIETLSESLIEIETLKAEVLQMQAVDFKKYADIIINLQMKNEFYWLIKHFDDQTLDHFRSRFDKDSGTAMMKTFTRLLDETIQFQKEGVPPESEKGQQLAKEFWEMLMEFTGGDMSMLSILMETGNFNSPDNEWKEKQAIANAFIESALGTYFMTLGYNPLEEGAK, from the coding sequence ATGCAAAAATACAAGGCAATACCGAAAGGATATATGACCGCTGGAGAGGTCGCAAAGAAAATGGGCGTCACCGTCCGTACCCTGCAATATTACGACAAAGAAGGCCTGCTTGCGCCATCATCAGAGAGCGAAGGCGGCCGTAGGCTCTATACCGACAAAGATGTGATTAAGCTCTATCAAATTTTGTCAATGAAGTCTCTGGGATTTTCATTGGATGATATAAAAAATCGTCTGATTTCTCTTGATACCCCGGCCGATGTTGCGGGCACGCTTGCCGAACAAGCCGCCGCCATACGGAAAAAGATAGAAACCCTATCTGAGTCCCTTATAGAGATAGAAACGTTAAAAGCGGAAGTTCTGCAAATGCAAGCGGTGGATTTCAAGAAATACGCTGATATTATTATAAATCTACAAATGAAAAATGAGTTCTACTGGCTGATCAAACATTTCGATGATCAGACCCTTGACCATTTTCGGAGTCGCTTTGATAAGGATAGCGGTACCGCGATGATGAAGACCTTCACACGCCTGCTCGATGAAACCATACAGTTTCAAAAAGAGGGCGTACCGCCCGAAAGTGAGAAGGGACAACAGCTTGCCAAAGAATTTTGGGAAATGCTTATGGAATTTACGGGCGGAGATATGAGTATGCTGTCCATACTTATGGAGACTGGAAACTTTAATAGCCCGGACAATGAGTGGAAAGAAAAACAAGCGATTGCCAACGCTTTCATCGAATCCGCGTTAGGAACCTATTTTATGACATTGGGCTATAATCCGCTAGAGGAGGGAGCAAAATGA